The sequence GATGTTGGAAAACttataatattactattgtaaattatgaaaattataaaaatctaAGAATTCATTcatataatgaaaatagtgaatttaatttttatccAGTAGAAGGTGTATTTATAAATGTACCTGCATTGTATTACTATGTTACTTATAATGCTGGTGATTGTGAAACTGAATCATTCTTTGTAATCGATAAACTTGATATAAATACTCCAATGGATGGTGTGACTGTTGAATACACTACATTGAAAGTTGGTAATTGTACACATGAAACTTCATTCATGGTGACTGTGAAATCAGTATTCGGTAGCTATTCAAAAACTATGCAAACATTCTATGATAAAGAATTTACTATATTCCTTCCAAATTGTTCATGTCAGATTAATGGCATTTACGAAGCACCCGGCTTAATTGATGGTGATTCACTTATTTATGAACTTTTAACAGATCCAAATTGTAATTCCACTGGCACTTTAATTAGATTTACTTCTCCTTCCCAAGATTATTCAATATCATCTGTATATCAAAATGGTGTTCAATTGCAATATTATAACAATTTAAATGGTTATTATATTAGTTCaggtgaaaataatattacagTTAATTATGAAGGTGATCAATATTGTTATAGAACTGAAACAATAACTATTCAATCAGTTTATGAAGTACCATTGGTCCAAATTACACCAGTTTCAGATTGTAGAAATCCAAATggaaaaattgaaatttcaaatttccaaattttcTATAACTTAGAGCttgtatttaattcaaatagtaAACCAATTAATCAAGGCTTTATTGAGAATCTTGCATCCGGTACATatacaattaattattacagCAATCAAACATGTATAAATTCTATCACTGTTTATGTACCATCTTCAGAAAATGTAGCAGAAATTACAACATCAGTAATTAGCAATCCAACTTGTGATAATGGTCCTTTCTCTGATGGTATGATCAGAGTAGCTCTTAAATATGAAggtaatcaaattaataatttcacaATCCAAAATCAAGATGCAGAATTTACCTACCTTAATGATGGTGTTTACCCAATAGCAGGTGTTGGTGTAAATAGTTTAACAATTTCATATCTTTCTTGTATATGGAAAAGAGATATTACAACAGTACTCAATAAGCCAAGCTTTACTCttgaaaaagtttttaatgaTACTTGTTCACTACCAAATGTTTATAAATTAGTATCAAGTAATCCAAATATTGAAATCGATTATATTGATTCAccaaataactttttttatcaaaataacTATTATCTAGTATTTCAAAATGTTGGTAATTCTAGTTATCAAGTGGGCTGGAATTCACGTTGTGAAGAACATTActatcaacaaataataatggataattatgataaaaatagtaatgtTAAATATATAGATTATGAAATTGTAAAATCAGATAATTGTAActcattaaaaattgatttaatcaTTACAAATATGAACAAATTCGTtagtttaaatattgaaaataaacttCCAACACCAATTAATTCGACCCattcaattttcaaaaatttacCACCATCAAAAAGTTATGACATTTTATACACATTACTAAATGGTTGTGCAGGGTATCAAACTGTAGGTGAAGATGAACTCAAATCTGGTTTTACTAAAGAAACAATGGatatcataaaaataaatgatctTTGTTACTCTGGTAAAGCTTCAAtacaattatcaaatttggattttgataattattattattatattaaaaattcaaatagttTAATGGGAGTTTCTGATTCATTTGACCCAAttcaaccacaacaaattAGTAGTAATGGTACTATTTTACTTTCAAATTATAATCCTGGTagttataaaatttatcGTGGTTGTAAGTCAATGGCAAACTGTTATTTAGAAACAAATGTTGTTATTGAAAGTGAAGATCcaataattgaatcaatttcagTTACTGATTCatatgataaattaaataatggtactgttgaaattaaattaaattataattcatcaaatccaattaattttaaaatcattggtactcaattatcaaatcaaaatggtaaatttggaaatttaaCACCAAAAACATACGAAGTTCAAGTTACATTAACTGATAGAATGTGTCCAATCACTCtatcaaaatcatttacaattaatttaaaaacatcaccaacaccatcaccaacCCCATCACCACAAGATCCATCTGATGAActttcaacatcatcatttgTTCAAGTTAATCTATTATTCTTATCAATCTTAATTttcactatttttatttttttaatttaaaataattaaaaattccaaagttttttcaatatttatatatatactttTCCCTttaatgtttatttttaaaaaattgttttagtGGAGGAAATGGGAAaggattttaaaaaagtatatttttttttataattgacTGGAAGATGATAAAgtcttttcattttttttttttttttttttttttttttttttattaattgttcgttttatttgtttatatatttacatgtttatttattaattttttttttttttgtgtaaaTTACAAAGTATCCCAAGAAATCaaagtaaaaaaatcaaatcattGAAACCCTATTCGTTATGAAATGATTGCAatctccttttttttttaaaataaaaaaaaaaattaaaaaaattaaaaaaaattcaaataaccAATCTGATTGATTTCTTTACCGATCCcccaaaaaattaattttttttttaatttttcaaaaactaaaaatatcttttttttttatttttaattttttttttttttttttattttaaccttttttttttttttttttttttttattttaacaaaaaaaaataatattaaatctaaaacaataaggaaatgaaatttataaaatatttattaattttatttttaatattaaaaattaattattttgtaGAATCAGGAGTAGATTGTCAAAAAAATACAGAGTATTTCGTTGAAAATTCATGTGGCAAAAATCCATCAAAATTAAACATCAACACTGATATTTACTATTTTGAAAGTATTGGAATAACACCATATTCCCCACCTGTTTATAATGAATCTACAACTAATTACTTTTGGTATTTGAAGGATGGTATTGAATATACATTTAGTTATAGATACAAAGGTTgtcaaaatattaaatcacaTTCAATTGTTTCACAAGGAATGTATTACCAACTTTTATCACAACCATTGTGTCCAAATACCTATTTCAATTATACAATTTATAATTCAGGAGAGTTTGGTGGAAATACAAATTATTACTCTACCCCACAAAATATTATAAGTTCAAATTATAATGGTAGTTgtactattaatattttaattacacCACTTAGTAATTCCAAAGGTGCATTCCAAAGCAGTGCTGCTAAATACACCTATCCAACTTGTggttttaataatggtaCGATTTCAGTTGATTTAACAAAAGGTTATTCAAATTGTCACTTATTCAGCCAATTTGACACGAGTTTTCTATATGAAATTGAACCATCATCGCCATGTTTTTACAGTGGGTTGGagtcaaattattattacctttTCGTTGATTCTAAAGAATGTGCTACTGAAAGATtatcaattcaattattcAATGTTTTCACTCCATTGGAAATTACTTTTGAAAATGTTCCAGATTATAATCAAAATTCAATagtatcattatcattatcaagtGGTGACAAtggaattttaaataaaactaattcATTTGCAACTGTGGGTGGCACTGGACCTGATCCATTAAGTACTTGGAGCCATAAAGAAACTAAAATTACTTCAACCACACAATTTGGTTACTTTTATAATAAAGACTTTTCAACAGATCCATTAAAAGTTATATGTTCTTTTAATGATGGTTTTGAACCGCAAAAATTTaatccaaattttaatttcacagTTACAAAAAGTGATACTTGTTTAGAAAATGTAACTATTACATTTTATCCATTACCAAGTCAAACATTTGTTGTTCATGATTATATTTTAGGAAATATATTACCATTGACAAATAATGTTCTATCGGttcaatataataaatttttacataTTTCAGAGATTTCAAGTAATTCAGAAAGATATTATTCAACAGCTTTTTATGCTCCTATTTATAGAGTTGTTGAAACTTCAAATGGAATTGGTTGTTGGAAAACCtataatattacaattggtgaatatcaaatttattcaaatctTACAATGAAAGTATATGATGGAGATGAATatgaatatattttttatccAATTGAAGGAGTTTTCGTTAATGTACCtgcaaattatttttatatccaTTATAAAGTTAAAGATTGTGAAGTTGAATCAATAATTATGATTGATAAATATGAAGAAATTACTCCAATGGATGATGTAAAAATGGATATCAGTATATATGAACTTGGTAATTGTACACATGAAACTTCAATTTTAGTAAATATCGATACAGTTTTTGGTAACTTTTCTAAAGTttattcatcattttcaaatggtTATTTCTCTTTTTACCTTCCAAATTGTTCCTGTAATATTGGTTTCTACTATTCTATTCCACCATTAATCGATAGTGAAACATTTTCTTATGGTTTTATCAGTGATCTAGATTGTAATTCCACTGGTACTgttattcaattattagGTTCAAATGGTAATACTATTCAAGAAGTTTATTCAAAtggtattaaattaatagtaAATAATGACGTTGATACTGATTTTGCATATAATATTGGGCCTGGTGAAAATAATgttacaattaaatattcaaatacaaAAGGAACTTGTTACAAATCTCAAATGATTAACATACAATCACCTTATGAAGTACCATTAGTTGAAGTCACACCAGTTATAGATTGTGATAGTTCTGAtggtaaaatttcaatttcaaattatatgAACTTCTATTCAttggatattattattgattcatCCACTATACCAATTAATTCAGGTTTAGTTAGTAATCTTCCAACTGGTACTTACACAATTGTTTATGGAAACAGTGGATCTTGTGCAAATTCTATCGATGTTTATGTACCATCTTCAGAACAGTATGTAGAAATTACAACATCTGTAATTTCCCATCCAACTTGTGGTGAACAATCATTGAATGGTGATGGTAAAGTCAATGTAACTTTAAAGGTTTtaggaattaaaaaaaatacattctatattcaaaatcaaaatcaaatatcaTCTCTAACATTCTCAGATGGTGGTGTTTATATTGCTGCTGCTCCAGGTTTAAATACTTTATCAATATCCTATGGTGGTTGTATTTGGAATAGAGATGTTAATACAACAATTTCCAAACCAACATTCTCATTTGAAAAGATTTACAATGACACTTGTTTATCATCagtatattataaattaataaataataatacaaatatagCAATTAATTCCATCACTTCACCTTATACCTTATATAGTTACCAAAATGAATACTACACTCAAATGGCCACAAATTTAATCTATCCATACACTGTCACATGGAATACCTATTGCACAGAAACATTTTACCAAGAATTTACTTTTGACACtccttttaattattattcaaattatatCCAATATGAAATTGTAAAAGCTGATAATTGTAATTCATTCAAAATTgatatcatcattaaaaatatgAATACTTTTCAAAAGGTAACCCTTTCAAGTAAATATCCAACACCAATTAATTCGACTCAtgcaatttttaaaaatttaccaCCATCTATTTCTTATGATATTTCATTCACATTATTTGATGGTTGCTCTGGTACTGAAATGGTTGGTTATCAACAACTTTCAAATGGTAATACTAAAGAGACAATCGATATCATCAAGGTGAACGACATTTGTAACTCTGGTAAAGGTTCTATCCAATTATCAAATATGGATACCTCcaatcattattactatgTTAAAACATTTTCAGATTATTACGTTTACACAAGTTACCCAATTCAACCAACTACTAATGATAATGGTACAATTATTAGTCTACTTTCAAATTTACCAGTTGGTAGTTACAATATAACTAGAAATTGTAAATCAATAACAAACTGTTATATAGAAACAAAGGTtgttattgaaaataaagacccaataattgaatcaatttcagTTACTGATTCatatgataaattaaataatggtactgctgaaattaaattaaactaTAACTCAACATAtccaattaatttcaaaattattggTACTCAATTATCCAATCAAAATggtatattttcaaatttaccaCCAAAAACATATGAAGTTCAAGTTACATTAACTGATAGAATGTGTCCAATCACAATTTCACAATCATTtacaatcaattttaaaacatcaccaacaccaccaccactaccacaagATCCATCTGATGAACTTTCAACATCTTcatttattcaattaaatattttatcattattattaatttcaattttcactatttttattttatagatttaaaaaatattacacattacttttaaaaataaaaatttaaaaataaaaaaataaaaaaatatattcctAATTTGGgtttatgaaaatatttaaaaattattaccaaaaaaaaccaaaattaaaagctactttataaagaaattattttgtataattaaataaaaaaaaagaaaatgtaaatttttgtgaatataaaaagaaaattttttttttttttttattattataataaataaataaaaaagataaaacaaataataaaaaaatgtttaaacaaataattatagttATTAGTTTAGTTCTTTTTGCTTTTAATCAATTGGATATTGTTTCAGCTTGTAGATGTGATTCAGATTGTGAAGATTGTAATGAATGTACTTTGGATACTTGCTCTCGTGGATGTTGTTCAAATGTTGAAATAGATTGTGACGATGGTAATCAATGTACTGTAGATTCATGTTCAAAAGAGACTGGTTGTGCccataatgatattaattgtGACGATGGTGATGCTTGTACTACTGATTCATGTTCCAAATTATCTGGTTGTTGTAACTTGCCAATCTCttgtgatgataatgatgctTGCACAACTGATTCTTGTTTAAATTCTACCGGTTGTTCAAATTTACTAATCTCATGTGATGATGGAAATGCTTGTACTACTGATAGTTGCTCAAAGAAAACAGGTTGTTGTAATTTATCAATCTCttgtgatgatggtaatgCTTGTACAACTGATGGTTGTTCAAAGGAAACTGGTTGTACTAATTCCAATATCGATTGTGACGATGATGATTCTTGTACTACTGATTCTTGTTCAAAGAAAACTGGTTGTTCAAATTTACCAATGTCttgtgatgataatgatgctTGTACTACCGATTCATGCTTAAATTCTACTGGTTGTTCAAATTTACCAATCTCttgtgatgataatgatactTGTACTACTGGTTCTTGTTCAAAATCTGCTGGTTGTTGTAATTCACCAATTTCAtgtgatgatggtaatgCTTGTACTACTGATGGTTGTTCTAAAGAGACTGGTTGTTGTAATACACCAATTActtgtgatgatggtgatttgTGTACCAATGTCttgtgatgataatgatgctTGTACTACCGATTCATGCTTAAATTCTACTGGTTGTTCAAATTTACCAATCTCttgtgatgataatgatactTGTACTACTGATTCTTGTTCAAAATCTGCTGGTTGTTGTAATTCACCAATTTCAtgtgatgatggtaatgCTTGTACTACTGATGGTTGTTCTAAAGAGACTGGTTGTTGTAATACACCAATTActtgtgatgatggtgatttgTGTACCAATGACTCTTGCTCTGAAAAAAGTGGTTGTTGTCATACTCCAGTTTCATGTGACGATGGTGAAGATTGCACAACTGACACTTGTTCACCAAAATTAGGATGTATTCATACCTATATCACTATTCCTGAACCTCAACCTATTGattgttaataaattacaaatgaaaaaaaatattaataaaaaaaaaaaaaaaaattcaaaattttttacttttttttggcggtcaattttttttttttttttttttcagacaTTTTTTATCGTCAACTTCATTACTCCAACACATaatttatacaaataataatgtcaacaagtaaaaaaattaaaacagataataataaaatattacaaGATGTGATTGattatgaaattttaaaatctttaataaattatttattaatcagcaaaaataataaaacaaattataataatactattaatcaatataaaattaataaattttatttaaatagaaatgaaatattaaattatatattagtttcaaaaaagtggtataattttatatcatcaacaatatcaaataatattattgataataaatcatttgaacattggttaaaaattaattataataaaaataaatcatttattgaaaattacaataaccaaaatcaatatgataaaaataatttaatttttaatgacAAAGaagataatcaaaataaaattagttttaataaagagttttcaattataaaaatcaaagaatcAATAATcaatgattattttaaattcaatttatttttagatgatattacaattgatgattttaaagaaattaaaaataaatttgaaaataatcaattacttTATAATAGAATTGTAGTTAATGTTAAAACTGGTTATGAAGGGAATCAAGACGATAGTATTTTATTCGAAATACATGAATAtatatcaaatgaaaattcagAAAAcatatcaaatttatttaaaatattagaattaaattataattatttggaAATTGAGGGCTATAATCCAAGCtctgaagaagatgatgatgaaagtaATAAGAAATGTActgaattatatttaaataatttatcaattgctGGTGTTGATAGAGATGTaggtgaagatgaagaaacagtaaagatattcaaaattttcaaaggtaaaaatttaatttatgatGGATCTGATGTTGCTTGTGATTGTCCAACACATGTCGATTATTCAGCATTATTTGATCCAAATAATTCAGGTCAACaagttgaatcaattaaagtaCAAAATAGATTAGATGGTGGTGAATATGTCGAAGCACGTCATTTAATCAAAGTtaatcaatttgaaaatttac comes from Dictyostelium discoideum AX4 chromosome 2 chromosome, whole genome shotgun sequence and encodes:
- a CDS encoding hypothetical protein (Similar to Dictyostelium discoideum (Slime mold). Prestalk protein), with the protein product MFKQIIIVISLVLFAFNQLDIVSACRCDSDCEDCNECTLDTCSRGCCSNVEIDCDDGNQCTVDSCSKETGCAHNDINCDDGDACTTDSCSKLSGCCNLPISCDDNDACTTDSCLNSTGCSNLLISCDDGNACTTDSCSKKTGCCNLSISCDDGNACTTDGCSKETGCTNSNIDCDDDDSCTTDSCSKKTGCSNLPMSCDDNDACTTDSCLNSTGCSNLPISCDDNDTCTTGSCSKSAGCCNSPISCDDGNACTTDGCSKETGCCNTPITCDDGDLCTNVL